The Ignatzschineria rhizosphaerae genome contains a region encoding:
- a CDS encoding Tex family protein, translating into MTIQTDMQTHHAALPKIIAGDINATEPQVSAAIKLLDEGATVPFIARYRKEVTGGLDDTQLRLLEERLIYLRELNDRRATILNSILEQDKLSDELRARINAVDTKTALEDLYLPYRPKRRTRAQIAIEAGIEPLADLLFQNSLPDDLEVLATQYLNPEHDFTETKQVLDGARFILIERISENAELLGKLRQYLWDFAELHSSVQSGKEDTGNNYKDYFEFKENIKTIPSHRALALLRGRNEDILSLELKLPEEIEDAPLGTITNTLALTNPHDWLKDTIRLSWRAKLNLSLSLELINQLKEAAETEAIKVFARNLKDLLLASPAGEKGILGIDPGLRTGCKVAVVDRTGKLLETATIYPHAPMNKWDESLHTLAKLVEKYQPELISIGNGTASRETDKLGADLCKKFPKLNKVVTSEAGASVYSASALAAKEFPELDVSLRGAVSIARRLQDPLAELVKIEPKAIGVGQYQHDVNQVQLNRMLESVVEDCVNAVGVDANTASSALLAQVSGLNATTAQNIVNFRDENGPFKDRAALKKVPRLGPKTYELAAGFLRIRGSNPLDISAVHPEAYPVVERILKASNKPLTEIIGNSSFIKSLNPKDFVCDKFGIPTIKDILEELEKPGRDPRPEFITAAFREDVSELSDLKEGMQLEGVVTNVANFGAFVDIGVHQDGLVHISALADCFVKDPHEVVKVGDVVKVKVLEVDIPRKRIALTMRMNDPVGESQSKNSFTPASKKQQRSVTKHQEIPSNNPFAAALGKLKK; encoded by the coding sequence ATGACGATTCAGACAGATATGCAAACTCATCACGCGGCACTTCCTAAAATTATTGCCGGCGACATTAATGCCACAGAACCTCAAGTATCTGCAGCTATTAAACTACTTGATGAGGGTGCAACTGTTCCCTTTATCGCTCGTTACCGTAAAGAAGTAACGGGAGGGCTTGATGATACTCAGCTACGACTTTTAGAAGAGAGATTAATCTATCTACGAGAGCTCAATGATCGCCGAGCAACCATTTTAAACTCCATCTTAGAACAAGATAAGTTAAGCGATGAGCTAAGAGCCCGTATTAATGCGGTAGATACAAAAACAGCGCTAGAAGATCTTTATCTTCCTTATCGTCCTAAGCGCCGTACACGTGCACAAATTGCTATTGAAGCAGGGATTGAGCCTCTTGCTGACCTCTTATTTCAAAATAGCCTCCCCGATGACCTTGAAGTGCTTGCTACCCAATATTTAAATCCTGAACATGATTTTACAGAAACTAAACAAGTTCTCGATGGTGCACGTTTTATTCTCATTGAGCGTATTTCAGAAAATGCAGAGCTTTTAGGTAAATTACGACAATATCTTTGGGATTTTGCAGAATTACACTCTAGCGTGCAATCTGGTAAAGAAGATACCGGCAATAATTATAAAGATTACTTTGAATTTAAAGAAAATATTAAAACAATCCCCTCTCATCGTGCACTCGCTCTTTTAAGAGGCCGAAATGAAGATATCCTCTCTTTAGAGCTAAAACTTCCAGAAGAGATTGAAGATGCGCCACTTGGTACGATCACCAATACTTTAGCCCTCACAAATCCCCATGATTGGCTAAAAGATACTATCCGCTTAAGCTGGCGTGCAAAACTGAACCTCTCACTCTCCTTAGAACTGATTAATCAGCTTAAAGAAGCCGCTGAAACAGAAGCGATAAAAGTGTTTGCCAGAAATCTTAAAGATCTTCTTTTAGCATCTCCTGCAGGTGAAAAGGGAATCTTAGGTATTGACCCAGGGCTTCGCACAGGCTGTAAAGTGGCCGTTGTCGATAGAACCGGGAAATTACTGGAAACTGCAACCATCTACCCACATGCCCCCATGAATAAATGGGACGAATCGCTCCATACTCTCGCTAAACTTGTCGAAAAATATCAACCTGAGCTCATCTCTATCGGCAATGGTACCGCTTCACGTGAAACAGATAAATTAGGTGCTGATTTATGTAAGAAGTTCCCTAAACTCAATAAAGTTGTCACAAGTGAAGCCGGCGCATCTGTCTATTCAGCATCTGCACTTGCGGCAAAAGAATTCCCAGAGTTAGATGTTTCCCTTAGAGGCGCAGTCTCCATTGCTCGGCGCTTACAAGATCCTCTTGCTGAGCTTGTAAAGATTGAACCTAAAGCTATTGGCGTTGGGCAATATCAACATGATGTCAACCAAGTGCAGCTTAATAGAATGTTAGAATCCGTTGTTGAAGATTGTGTGAATGCTGTGGGTGTTGATGCCAATACAGCATCGAGTGCTCTATTAGCTCAAGTGTCTGGCCTTAATGCCACAACTGCGCAAAATATCGTGAATTTCCGTGATGAAAATGGTCCCTTTAAAGATCGAGCTGCGCTTAAAAAAGTCCCTCGTCTTGGCCCTAAAACATATGAACTTGCAGCAGGGTTCCTACGCATTCGTGGTAGTAACCCCCTCGACATCTCAGCGGTTCACCCTGAAGCGTATCCTGTAGTGGAACGAATTTTAAAAGCCTCTAATAAACCTTTAACAGAGATCATCGGCAATAGTAGCTTTATCAAAAGCTTAAATCCCAAAGACTTTGTTTGTGACAAGTTTGGGATTCCCACAATTAAAGATATTTTAGAAGAGCTTGAAAAGCCAGGTCGTGACCCTCGTCCTGAATTTATTACGGCTGCATTTAGAGAAGATGTCTCTGAGTTATCTGATCTTAAAGAAGGAATGCAATTAGAAGGAGTTGTCACTAACGTTGCAAACTTTGGCGCTTTTGTCGATATTGGTGTCCATCAAGATGGACTTGTCCATATCAGTGCCTTAGCTGACTGCTTTGTTAAAGATCCACATGAAGTGGTAAAAGTTGGGGATGTGGTCAAAGTTAAAGTTTTAGAAGTCGATATTCCACGCAAGCGAATTGCCTTAACCATGCGTATGAATGACCCTGTAG